The following are encoded together in the Drosophila sechellia strain sech25 chromosome 3R, ASM438219v1, whole genome shotgun sequence genome:
- the LOC6612756 gene encoding protamine-like protein 99C isoform X1: MGQKRHRTYCPPTYKRQKVARITNNGYLNFMTEYKKRFYGLSPQDMVHYAAKQWTQLSSAEKEAFKSKKPPTVVFKGPAQKVACDLKSDAAGGQQRSCQRQSPYARSRESERRLSRSKTSCKSAKNQQRGKPRPPQTMRSLNHMGSAVAYIHFLRKFQRKHTEMATTDLLKTATRLWCRLPESHRHAFERPLWVVTIGKS, translated from the exons atGGGGCAAAAAAGACATCGAACATATTGTCCCCCCACTTACAAGCGCCAGAAAGTGGCGCGCATCACCAACAATGGCTACCTCAACTTTATGACCGAGTACAAGAAGCGCTTTTACGGACTCTCTCCACAGGACATGGTGCATTATGCGGCTAAGCAGTGGACCCAGCTGTCTTCGGCTGAGAAGGAAGCTTTCAAGAGCAAG AAGCCGCCGACGGTCGTTTTCAAGGGCCCAGCACAGAAAGTGGCCTGTGATTTGAAAAGCGATGCCGCCGGAGGACAGCAAAGGTCTTGCCAAAGACAGTCTCCATACGCTCGGAGCAGGGAATCAGAGAGGAGATTGTCCAGATCGAAGACCTCGTGCAAATCCGCAAAGAATCAACAGCGAGGGAAGCCAAGGCCTCCGCAAACCATGCGCAGCCTCAATCACATGGGCTCGGCAGTGGCCTATATCCACTTCCTGCGCAAGTTCCAAAGGAAGCATACCGAGATGGCCACCACCGATCTGCTGAAGACGGCGACTCGATTGTGGTGCCGGCTGCCCGAAAGCCATCGCCATGCGTTTGAGAGGCCACTTTG GGTTGTTACCATAGGAAAATCCTAG
- the LOC6612756 gene encoding protamine-like protein 99C isoform X2: MGQKRHRTYCPPTYKRQKVARITNNGYLNFMTEYKKRFYGLSPQDMVHYAAKQWTQLSSAEKEAFKSKPPTVVFKGPAQKVACDLKSDAAGGQQRSCQRQSPYARSRESERRLSRSKTSCKSAKNQQRGKPRPPQTMRSLNHMGSAVAYIHFLRKFQRKHTEMATTDLLKTATRLWCRLPESHRHAFERPLWVVTIGKS; encoded by the exons atGGGGCAAAAAAGACATCGAACATATTGTCCCCCCACTTACAAGCGCCAGAAAGTGGCGCGCATCACCAACAATGGCTACCTCAACTTTATGACCGAGTACAAGAAGCGCTTTTACGGACTCTCTCCACAGGACATGGTGCATTATGCGGCTAAGCAGTGGACCCAGCTGTCTTCGGCTGAGAAGGAAGCTTTCAAGAGCAAG CCGCCGACGGTCGTTTTCAAGGGCCCAGCACAGAAAGTGGCCTGTGATTTGAAAAGCGATGCCGCCGGAGGACAGCAAAGGTCTTGCCAAAGACAGTCTCCATACGCTCGGAGCAGGGAATCAGAGAGGAGATTGTCCAGATCGAAGACCTCGTGCAAATCCGCAAAGAATCAACAGCGAGGGAAGCCAAGGCCTCCGCAAACCATGCGCAGCCTCAATCACATGGGCTCGGCAGTGGCCTATATCCACTTCCTGCGCAAGTTCCAAAGGAAGCATACCGAGATGGCCACCACCGATCTGCTGAAGACGGCGACTCGATTGTGGTGCCGGCTGCCCGAAAGCCATCGCCATGCGTTTGAGAGGCCACTTTG GGTTGTTACCATAGGAAAATCCTAG